In Miscanthus floridulus cultivar M001 chromosome 5, ASM1932011v1, whole genome shotgun sequence, one genomic interval encodes:
- the LOC136455253 gene encoding uncharacterized protein has protein sequence MSLYDQQVPSWPFDAWGIDVIGPVDPPSSGGHRFILSCNWTTSPSGQRQYHCVGQNAQVHGQVQDKVELLHWLLSLGKRDDRGCSTRRSDKILKKTVNKYRRDWHDRLFEALWAYRVTLPSLRVAIHDGLTQDEQVRLRFQELDTLEERRLDAVQELELYRQNMARAYDKLVKRRVFRKGELVLVLRRPIVVTHKTKGKFEPKWEGPSFRYNREP, from the exons ATGTCCCTCTACGACCAACAGGTCCCTTCGTGGCCGTTCGACGCTTGGGGCATAGACGTCATCGGCCCCGTTGACCCTCCTTCTTCTGGAGGTCATCGTTTCATCCTCAGCTGCAACTGGACTACTTCTCCAAGTGGGCAGAGGCAGTACCACTGC GTCGGACAAAATGCACAGGTTCATGGACAAGTACAAGATAAAGTGGAACTACTCCACTGGCTATTATCCCTAGGCAAACGGGATGATAGAGGCTGTTCAACAAGACGCTCGGACAAGATACTAAAGAAGACGGTGAACAAGTATAGAAGGGACTGGCATGATCGTCTCTTTGAAGCATTATGGGCGTACCGCGTCACG CTACCATCACTACGGGTGGCTATTCATGATGGACTAACTCAAGATGAACAGGTCCGACTCCGCTTCCAAGAGCTCGACACCCTGGAGGAGAGACGTCTTGACGCTGTACAAGAGCTGGAGCTTTATCGCCAAAACATGGCGCGGGCCTACGACAAGCTCGTCAAGCGGCGCGTCTTCCGGAAGGGCGAGCTGGTGCTCGTGCTTCGACGTCCCATTGTCGTCACACACAAGACGAAGGGAAAATTCGAGCCCAAGTGGGAAG GTCCATCGTTTCGCTACAATAGGGAGCCGTAA